A window of the Phaseolus vulgaris cultivar G19833 chromosome 5, P. vulgaris v2.0, whole genome shotgun sequence genome harbors these coding sequences:
- the LOC137835173 gene encoding ribokinase, with the protein MNSLTTTFSINHSFYSHLPTTLHSTVTPIQSLSFRTLNHNFRLLCLSSDPSQPPPIVVVGSANADIYVEIDRLPLEGETLAAKSGEMLAGGKGANQATCSAKLSHPTYFIGQVGDDAYGSLVTGALRSGGVRLDNLTVVPSVPTGHAVVMLQSNGQNSIIIIGGANSSGWPSALPGQHLDLVAQASIVLLQREIPDYVNAQVAQAARNAGVPVVLDAGGMDGPFPPQLLNFVDILSPNETELARITGMPTQSFEQIAQAALKCHELGVKQILVKLGHKGSALFVEGEKPIQQPAIFAKTVVDTTGAGDTFTAAFAVALVEGKSRKECLRFAAAAACLCVQVKGASPSMPDRKSVLDILNRQ; encoded by the exons ATGAACAGCTTAACAACAACTTTTTCAATAAACCACTCCTTCTACTCTCACCTCCCAACCACTCTCCACAGTACCGTTACCCCAATCCAATCCCTCTCCTTCCGCACTCTCAATCACAATTTCAGACTCTTATGTTTATCTTCGGACCCCTCGCAGCCACCGCCGATCGTCGTCGTCGGCTCTGCCAACGCCGACATCTACGTCGAGATCGACCGCCTACCACTCGAGGGCGAGACCCTGGCTGCCAAATCCGGCGAGATGCTTGCCGGCGGCAAGGGCGCCAACCAGGCTACGTGCTCCGCCAAGCTCTCCCACCCGACCTACTTTATCGGACAGGTCGGTGATGACGCTTATGGCAGCCTCGTCACTGGCGCGCTTCGCAGTGGCGGTGTGCGCCTCGACAATCTTACGGTGGTTCCGTCCGTGCCCACGGGTCACGCTGTTGTGATGCTCCAGTCCAACGGCCAGAACTCCATCATCATCATTGGGGGTGCTAACTCGAGTGGTTGGCCCAGTGCCCTGCCAGGTCAGCATTTGGACCTCGTGGCCCAAGCGAGCATCGTTTTGTTGCAGAGGGAGATACCCGATTATGTCAACGCTCAAGTCGCGCAG GCTGCGAGGAATGCTGGTGTGCCTGTTGTGTTGGATGCTGGAGGAATGGATGGACCATTTCCGCCGcaattattgaattttgttgatATTTTGAGTCCTAATGAAACTGAACTTGCTCGCATTACAGGAATGCCGACTCAAAGTTTTGAACAGATTGCACAGGCTGCTTTGAAATGCCATGAATTG GGAGTTAAACAAATTCTTGTGAAACTTGGGCATAAAGGATCTGCCCTTTTTGTAGAAGGAGAAAAACCGATTCAGCAGCCTGCCATATTCGCTAAAACAGTCGTAGATACAACTGGTGCTGGTGATACTTTTACTGCAGCTTTTGCTGTGGCCTTGGTTGAGGGCAAGTCCAGAAAAGAATGCCTCAGATTTGCTG CCGCTGCAGCTTGTCTTTGTGTTCAAGTGAAGGGAGCCTCTCCCAGCATGCCAGATAGGAAATCTGTTTTGGACATACTTAATCGTCAATGA